One window of the Peptacetobacter hiranonis genome contains the following:
- the yedE gene encoding YedE family putative selenium transporter — MKEKRNIIIGGAVIGIMAVISVMLGNPKNMGICIACFIRDTAGALSLHQAPIVQYVRPEIIGFILGSFILAFASKEFSSRGGSSPLIRFCLGFIVMVGALMFLGCPTRMVLRLAGGDWNAIAGLAGFVVGILIGIVFLNKGFTLKRNYKQSKLEGFIMPAICVFLFILLAVNSTLLVFSTEGPGSMHAPIFFALAVGLIAGAICQKTRLCMAGGIRDIVLFKDFYLVSGFIAMLVGAFIANLITHQFAPGFADQPVAHTDALWNFLGMVVCGWGSILLGGCPMRQLVLSGEGNVDSSITILGLLVGAAFCHNFKLASSPEGPTPNGMIAIGICVVVLLIISYFGCKAGNEKKVAPKTSVKVEA, encoded by the coding sequence ATGAAAGAAAAGAGAAATATCATTATTGGTGGTGCTGTTATAGGTATAATGGCTGTTATATCAGTTATGCTTGGTAACCCTAAAAACATGGGGATCTGTATAGCTTGCTTCATCAGAGATACTGCTGGTGCTCTAAGCTTACATCAGGCTCCTATTGTACAGTATGTAAGACCAGAAATCATAGGATTCATATTAGGTTCATTTATCCTTGCATTTGCTAGCAAGGAATTCAGTTCAAGAGGAGGATCTTCTCCACTTATAAGATTCTGCCTTGGATTTATAGTTATGGTTGGTGCATTAATGTTCTTAGGATGCCCAACAAGAATGGTTTTAAGATTAGCTGGTGGTGACTGGAATGCCATAGCTGGTTTAGCTGGATTCGTAGTAGGTATACTTATAGGTATAGTTTTCTTAAACAAAGGTTTCACTTTAAAAAGAAACTACAAACAGTCTAAATTAGAAGGATTTATAATGCCTGCAATATGCGTATTCTTATTCATATTACTTGCAGTTAACTCTACTCTTCTTGTATTCTCTACAGAAGGACCAGGTTCAATGCATGCTCCAATATTCTTCGCACTTGCAGTTGGTCTTATAGCTGGTGCTATATGCCAGAAAACAAGACTTTGTATGGCTGGTGGTATAAGAGATATAGTTTTATTCAAAGACTTCTATCTTGTAAGCGGATTTATAGCTATGCTTGTTGGTGCTTTCATAGCTAACTTAATAACTCATCAGTTTGCTCCTGGATTTGCAGATCAGCCAGTTGCTCATACAGATGCTTTATGGAACTTCTTAGGAATGGTTGTTTGTGGTTGGGGTTCTATACTTCTTGGTGGATGCCCAATGAGACAGTTAGTTTTATCAGGTGAAGGTAACGTTGACTCATCTATAACTATATTAGGTCTTTTAGTTGGTGCTGCATTCTGCCATAACTTCAAACTTGCATCTTCTCCAGAAGGACCTACTCCAAACGGAATGATAGCTATAGGAATATGTGTTGTTGTTCTTCTTATAATATCTTACTTTGGATGCAAAGCCGGAAACGAAAAAAAGGTTGCTCCAAAAACAAGTGTTAAAGTAGAAGCTTAA
- a CDS encoding sulfurtransferase TusA family protein: MRIDARGLSCPQPVLMTKKGVAESPNGVEVLVDNMTACNNVKKFLKNAGFNVTVEEVGDEEFLISSSK, translated from the coding sequence ATGAGAATAGATGCTAGAGGCTTATCTTGCCCACAGCCAGTTTTAATGACTAAAAAAGGTGTTGCTGAAAGTCCAAATGGTGTTGAAGTATTAGTAGACAACATGACTGCTTGCAACAACGTTAAAAAATTCTTAAAAAATGCAGGCTTCAACGTTACAGTTGAAGAAGTAGGAGATGAAGAGTTCTTAATCTCTTCTTCAAAATAG
- a CDS encoding DUF3343 domain-containing protein: MTYFSTFFTHSGAIKFSKLCIDKGIPSDSGPVPRKLSSNCGIGVKFEYDGPHEDLYTEDMERVYTLENNVYTLIADYD, encoded by the coding sequence ATGACTTATTTTTCAACATTTTTCACTCACTCTGGAGCTATAAAATTCTCTAAACTTTGTATAGATAAGGGGATACCTAGTGATTCAGGTCCAGTTCCTAGAAAGTTAAGTTCTAACTGTGGAATAGGTGTTAAATTTGAATACGATGGACCACACGAAGATTTATACACAGAAGATATGGAAAGAGTGTACACTCTTGAAAATAATGTCTATACTTTAATAGCAGATTATGACTAA